In Zingiber officinale cultivar Zhangliang chromosome 1A, Zo_v1.1, whole genome shotgun sequence, a genomic segment contains:
- the LOC122025739 gene encoding uncharacterized protein LOC122025739 produces the protein MDTEAATEIKPKNEFPSKQLDSRSPSWLTRLFNLLPLFTFIFLTVNAVESAYHSRHDPSALVFSAFIYSDLLLLFACLKMFDNLGPDSPPKRKGQLKLAVWVLAAGLNVAFAWRVAAVMPLPLSVMLWLMSGVVTVGGFFGLFIYREDGPVPAYAHVKSTQLTPAENA, from the coding sequence ATGGATACTGAAGCAGCAACGGAGATCAAGCCTAAGAATGAATTTCCATCCAAGCAACTTGATAGCAGGAGTCCCAGCTGGCTAACCAGGCTCTTCAATTTACTTCCATTGTTCACCTTTATCTTCCTCACAGTCAATGCTGTGGAGTCTGCTTATCACTCACGTCATGACCCTTCAGCACTGGTCTTCTCGGCATTTATTTACTCAGACTTACTGCTGCTCTTTGCTTGCCTTAAGATGTTTGACAATCTTGGCCCGGATTCCCCACCGAAGAGGAAGGGGCAGCTGAAGCTGGCAGTGTGGGTCCTTGCTGCTGGTCTCAATGTTGCCTTTGCATGGCGTGTGGCAGCGGTGATGCCACTGCCACTATCTGTCATGCTATGGCTAATGTCTGGGGTAGTCACTGTAGGTGGATTTTTTGGATTGTTTATCTACCGGGAGGATGGCCCTGTTCCTGCTTACGCTCATGTCAAAAGCACCCAGCTTACTCCTGCCGAAAATGCTTGA